Proteins found in one Deltaproteobacteria bacterium genomic segment:
- a CDS encoding GAF domain-containing protein yields the protein MAQPFYAYMLLCADDSYYVGQTDALDKRLLEHQEGRGAAHTATRLPVRLIWFEEFSTREEAESAEARIKNWSRAKKAALVRGDLQGLQEAATKDWERYQQRHESGAGGSLDTPLLDTRPAAALGTATRENGETEAETAGIPLTAQSQTAMISEHESRTRVTTGIPLAAQSHTTIPPDSLSILVEVGAALCGTLHLRDLLGAMMKRVRDVLDAEACSVMLLDEPTQTLRWEVALGEGAGKLQTLSVPIGQGISGRVAATGAVIRIEDAYHDPRWQGHKYDQETGITTRSILCVPIRARERIIGIIQVLNRRSGPFTDADQQLLEALAGMGGVAIENARLYENLEEKVQQRTVELTGALADLREAQSQLVQSEKMAALGDLVAGVAHEINTPLGAVASNTDLVVRALNKVKESLADPALSAKAGTFIDKAASMAEVSREACRRIGAIVKSLRNFARLDEAERKPADLHEGLESTLTLAAHLMKGRITVQRDYGQLPQVDCYANQLNQVFLNVLVNAAHAIEGTGEITIRTRQATPDSVTIAISDTGSGIPPENLAKIFNPGFTTKGVGVGTGLGLAITYRIIENHHGKIEVESEVGRGTTFRITLPVRAVAPTAEAAQGGAL from the coding sequence ATGGCCCAGCCATTCTACGCATACATGTTGTTGTGTGCCGACGACTCCTACTACGTTGGACAGACCGACGCCTTGGACAAGCGTCTCCTTGAGCATCAAGAAGGCCGCGGCGCGGCGCACACTGCGACTCGCTTGCCGGTGCGATTGATCTGGTTTGAGGAGTTCTCGACCCGAGAGGAGGCCGAGAGTGCTGAGGCTCGCATCAAGAATTGGAGCCGCGCGAAAAAGGCGGCGCTGGTTCGTGGAGACCTTCAGGGACTGCAAGAGGCAGCGACGAAGGATTGGGAACGGTATCAGCAACGCCACGAGTCTGGCGCCGGCGGGTCCCTCGATACGCCGCTCCTCGATACGCGGCCTGCGGCCGCACTCGGGACGGCTACTCGGGAAAACGGGGAGACCGAGGCTGAGACCGCTGGCATCCCGTTGACCGCACAGAGCCAGACGGCAATGATCTCCGAACACGAGTCACGAACACGAGTCACGACCGGCATTCCGTTGGCCGCGCAGAGCCACACCACCATCCCTCCCGACTCGCTCTCCATCCTGGTGGAAGTCGGCGCGGCACTGTGCGGCACGCTGCACTTGCGCGATCTGCTCGGCGCGATGATGAAGCGGGTGCGTGACGTGCTCGATGCGGAAGCCTGTTCGGTGATGCTGCTCGATGAGCCGACGCAGACGCTGCGCTGGGAGGTCGCGCTCGGCGAAGGGGCGGGAAAATTGCAAACCCTCTCCGTGCCGATCGGTCAAGGCATCAGCGGGCGCGTCGCCGCCACCGGCGCGGTCATTCGCATCGAGGACGCCTATCACGATCCGCGCTGGCAGGGGCACAAGTACGATCAGGAGACCGGTATCACAACCCGCTCGATCCTGTGCGTCCCGATCCGCGCGCGCGAGCGCATCATCGGCATCATCCAAGTACTCAACCGGCGCAGCGGGCCATTCACCGATGCGGATCAGCAACTGCTCGAAGCGCTCGCCGGCATGGGTGGGGTCGCGATCGAGAACGCGCGCCTGTACGAAAACCTCGAAGAAAAGGTCCAGCAGCGCACGGTGGAACTGACGGGCGCCTTGGCAGATCTGCGCGAGGCCCAGTCGCAGCTCGTGCAGTCGGAGAAGATGGCGGCACTCGGCGACCTGGTCGCCGGGGTCGCGCACGAAATCAACACGCCGCTCGGTGCGGTGGCGAGCAACACCGATCTCGTCGTGCGCGCACTGAACAAAGTAAAGGAGTCACTCGCCGATCCGGCGCTGAGCGCCAAGGCGGGTACGTTCATCGACAAGGCCGCCAGCATGGCCGAGGTCAGTCGCGAGGCGTGTCGCCGCATCGGGGCGATCGTGAAGAGTTTGCGAAATTTTGCCCGCCTCGATGAAGCTGAGCGCAAGCCAGCCGATCTCCACGAAGGCCTGGAGTCGACCCTGACGTTGGCGGCGCACCTGATGAAGGGCCGCATCACGGTGCAACGCGACTACGGTCAGCTTCCGCAAGTGGATTGCTACGCCAATCAGCTCAATCAAGTGTTCCTCAACGTCCTGGTTAACGCGGCGCACGCGATCGAGGGAACGGGCGAGATCACCATCCGCACGCGCCAGGCAACTCCCGACTCGGTGACGATCGCGATCAGCGACACGGGTTCCGGCATTCCGCCGGAGAACCTGGCAAAGATTTTCAATCCGGGCTTTACGACCAAAGGGGTCGGAGTCGGTACCGGCTTGGGGCTTGCTATCACCTATCGCATCATCGAAAACCATCACGGCAAGATCGAAGTCGAGAGTGAAGTCGGTCGGGGCACGACCTTTCGCATCACACTGCCAGTCCGCGCGGTCGCGCCGACTGCGGAAGCGGCACAGGGGGGCGCTCTATGA
- a CDS encoding HAD family phosphatase, with product MSGIIRGSSVRAVIFDFDGVLADTEALHCAAFQAVARSDGMDLSQADYFTQFLGLPDRACLAALYARAGRRPTATELDALVSRKRAQFAALSQGATLYDGVPELLRRLHPRFVLAVASGAFRDEIEAILDRAGVRALFAAVVGAEDVMAGKPAPDPFLCALRELNTRAGMALTGAECVVVEDSPLGIAGARAAGMRCIGVTTHHPAAALPADLVIAHVSELRLEDLPL from the coding sequence GTGTCTGGCATAATCCGTGGCTCTTCGGTGCGCGCCGTGATCTTCGACTTCGATGGTGTGTTGGCTGACACCGAAGCTTTGCACTGTGCGGCGTTTCAGGCGGTGGCGCGCAGTGACGGGATGGATCTCTCGCAGGCGGACTACTTCACGCAGTTCCTCGGCTTGCCCGATCGCGCCTGCCTGGCCGCGTTGTACGCCCGTGCCGGTCGACGCCCCACCGCGACCGAACTCGACGCGCTCGTCTCCCGCAAGCGCGCACAGTTCGCTGCGTTGTCGCAGGGGGCGACGCTCTACGACGGCGTGCCCGAGTTGCTGCGGCGGTTGCATCCGCGCTTCGTACTGGCGGTCGCATCGGGGGCGTTCCGCGATGAGATCGAGGCCATTCTCGATCGCGCCGGCGTCCGCGCGCTCTTTGCCGCAGTGGTTGGGGCAGAGGATGTGATGGCCGGTAAACCCGCGCCCGATCCGTTTCTGTGCGCGCTGCGCGAGCTGAACACGCGCGCCGGGATGGCTCTGACCGGCGCGGAGTGCGTCGTGGTCGAAGATTCCCCGCTCGGCATAGCCGGTGCGCGCGCCGCTGGCATGCGCTGCATCGGCGTGACCACGCATCATCCGGCCGCCGCGTTGCCGGCCGACTTGGTGATTGCGCACGTCAGCGAGCTTCGGCTAGAGGACTTGCCATTGTGA
- a CDS encoding response regulator, with protein MADTTPATILLVDDEPAVGQSLAALLELETPYKVLVETSPQRAIQLAKVTPLDLVVSDFLMPELDGIGFLLEIRALYPESTLILLTGYADKENAIRAINDVGIFHYIEKPWDNDDLLTIITTGLDKRLQLHRLYERTRELEGRVQQLQQRNAELEQRLKGAT; from the coding sequence ATGGCCGACACCACCCCCGCGACGATTCTGCTCGTCGACGACGAGCCGGCCGTGGGGCAAAGTTTGGCCGCCCTCCTCGAACTCGAGACACCGTACAAGGTGCTGGTCGAGACCTCACCGCAGCGGGCGATCCAACTCGCTAAAGTCACGCCGCTCGACTTAGTGGTCTCCGACTTTCTCATGCCTGAACTCGATGGCATCGGCTTTCTCCTCGAGATCCGTGCCCTCTACCCGGAGAGCACGCTCATACTCCTCACCGGGTACGCAGACAAGGAAAACGCCATCCGCGCGATCAACGACGTCGGCATCTTCCATTACATCGAGAAGCCGTGGGACAACGACGATCTGCTGACCATCATCACCACCGGCCTCGACAAACGGTTACAACTCCACCGGCTGTACGAGCGCACCCGCGAGCTTGAGGGCCGCGTACAACAACTGCAGCAACGTAATGCGGAACTCGAGCAACGGCTCAAGGGAGCGACGTGA
- a CDS encoding metallophosphoesterase: MSVAFDYLIVSDLHLRGGFNNPTAGLYHFDEEFADFLRYYRLNRAADRRWRLIIGGDFIEFLYITDLPDPNERLMRGVSFPESEQRYGPGTEAPKSRWKLDRILRASHPQLLLALARFVAEGNEVILLRGNHDLEMSWPEVQDHFRRLIAEHHPEDFSYMAMKEAVAQRVQFPLWFWCEPGLLYVEHGCQYDPFCATEHVLNPLVPESPTHMQLSIAELAIRYFTNQMKTIDAMAAENIMSVSEYIGWVVGGNLKILPRVASLYGAMVRRVLAKSGRPNPLAERQVREENDRRIAAVDEKFGLPSGTAAAVNAMRASPVMRGVLATARFLALDLIVFGGLLAAAVAGILIWYPARTGLLALVAAMTVMGSIVYVGALRFRRIAEAAQLRHTAERIAALFKVQNVVFGHSHAAGTWPLPTGGQYINVGTWVPMGEDAYFVYFAATGDGQNWRANLWRWNKRKKEPEPFEKQ; the protein is encoded by the coding sequence ATGAGCGTAGCGTTTGATTACCTGATCGTCTCCGATCTGCATCTGCGTGGCGGGTTCAACAACCCGACCGCAGGGCTGTATCACTTCGACGAAGAGTTCGCCGACTTCCTCCGCTACTATCGCCTCAACCGCGCGGCCGATCGGCGCTGGCGGTTGATCATCGGCGGCGATTTTATTGAGTTCCTGTACATCACCGATCTCCCCGATCCGAACGAGCGCTTGATGCGCGGGGTGTCGTTCCCTGAGAGCGAGCAGCGCTACGGTCCCGGTACTGAGGCGCCCAAGTCGCGCTGGAAGCTCGACCGTATCCTGCGTGCCAGTCATCCGCAGTTGCTCTTGGCCTTGGCGCGCTTCGTCGCGGAAGGCAATGAGGTGATCCTGTTGCGCGGCAACCATGATCTCGAAATGTCGTGGCCCGAGGTGCAGGACCATTTCCGCCGTCTCATCGCCGAGCATCATCCGGAAGACTTCAGCTACATGGCGATGAAGGAAGCGGTCGCGCAACGCGTGCAGTTTCCGTTGTGGTTCTGGTGCGAGCCGGGGTTGTTGTACGTCGAGCATGGCTGTCAGTACGATCCGTTCTGTGCGACCGAGCACGTGCTCAATCCGTTGGTGCCGGAATCGCCGACCCACATGCAACTGTCGATTGCGGAGTTGGCGATCCGTTACTTCACGAATCAGATGAAGACGATCGATGCCATGGCGGCCGAGAACATCATGTCGGTGAGCGAGTACATCGGCTGGGTGGTCGGCGGCAATCTCAAGATCCTGCCGCGCGTGGCCAGCTTGTATGGGGCGATGGTTCGGCGGGTCCTGGCCAAGAGTGGCCGACCCAACCCGCTGGCGGAGCGGCAGGTGCGGGAAGAAAACGATCGGCGGATTGCCGCCGTGGATGAAAAGTTCGGCTTGCCATCGGGAACCGCCGCGGCGGTGAATGCGATGCGCGCCTCGCCGGTTATGCGCGGTGTTCTGGCCACGGCGCGGTTTCTGGCCCTGGATCTGATCGTGTTTGGCGGGCTGCTGGCGGCCGCGGTCGCCGGCATCCTGATTTGGTACCCGGCGCGGACCGGGTTGCTCGCGCTGGTGGCGGCGATGACCGTGATGGGATCGATCGTGTACGTTGGCGCGCTGCGTTTCCGGCGCATCGCCGAAGCCGCACAATTGCGGCACACGGCAGAACGCATCGCCGCGTTGTTCAAAGTGCAGAACGTGGTCTTCGGTCACTCGCACGCCGCCGGCACGTGGCCGCTTCCTACGGGTGGGCAATATATCAACGTTGGAACGTGGGTGCCGATGGGCGAAGACGCGTACTTCGTATATTTCGCCGCGACCGGTGACGGTCAGAACTGGCGCGCCAATCTCTGGCGCTGGAACAAACGGAAGAAGGAACCGGAACCCTTTGAGAAACAGTGA
- a CDS encoding GNAT family N-acetyltransferase, translating to MPAPTSDPAGFRAYSAEAILRDGSSIHIRALRPSDKALLIEHFQQLSPRSVYFRFFGAKKRLTDAELARFTELDFARNAALVAVRRDGGCELLIGVGRYSSSAVAHRAEVAFAVLDKYQGRGVGTLLLEHLVPIARANGITEFEADVLGENNQMLQVFAASGFTVKRSIEAGVFHVVFATTETEQFLAASQQRERRAAAQSIRTFLQPRSVAVVGASRSPGSIGAALVANLKRDGFAGPIYPVNPSAAEIDGLTTYPTVSAIGAPVDLVLIAVPAAAVEAAVADCARAGTRGVVVISSGFAEASAAGREAQRRLTEFVRGSGMRMVGPNCMGVLNTDPAISLNGTFAPVWPPAGNIGMSSQSGALGLAILDYARTRNLGMSTFVSVGNKADVSSNDLLAYWAEDPRTDVIVLYLESFGNPRKFARVAPEVARHKPIVAVKSGRSAAGTRAASSHSAALANLDVAVDALFEQAGVIRTATLEDLFDVLALLSTQPLPPSRRVGVVTNAGGPGILLADACEAHGLQLPQLSAETVMSLRTFLPAHAGYANPIDMTASATPEQYARAIELIGSDAAVDALVVIYIPPMVTQPEEVATAIARAAGAVPAAKPILTVFISSQGAPPMLSTGPRGRLPSYSFPENAALALAAVERYARWRERPRGTPLTLDPFAQSAVRAVVDRVLVQADGPTWLEPKDLATVLRAVGIECAASEQTTVADALATASRMGYPLVAKAIAPSVVHKSDVGGVIMGLHSAKAVAVAVRTLDERMRTIGAPLDGVLLQREVPGGIEALVGVTTDPIFGPLVVCGMGGVLVELLHDVSFHLTPVSDIDAVEMIGKLRARPLLDGYRGAPAGDRDALAGVIQRISALVELVPELRELDLNPIKVLPPGQGAIVVDARMRIQPG from the coding sequence ATGCCCGCGCCAACCAGCGATCCCGCCGGCTTCCGCGCGTACAGCGCCGAAGCCATTCTGCGTGACGGCAGCTCGATTCACATTCGCGCGCTGAGGCCGAGTGACAAGGCGCTGCTGATCGAACACTTTCAGCAGTTGAGTCCGCGCTCGGTGTACTTCCGCTTCTTTGGCGCGAAGAAGCGCCTCACCGATGCCGAGTTGGCGCGCTTCACCGAGCTCGATTTCGCGCGCAATGCCGCATTGGTAGCCGTCCGCCGCGATGGTGGATGCGAATTGCTAATCGGCGTTGGCCGCTATTCGAGTAGCGCGGTGGCACACCGCGCCGAAGTCGCATTCGCCGTACTGGACAAGTATCAGGGTCGCGGGGTCGGCACGCTGCTGCTCGAACACCTCGTGCCGATCGCCCGCGCCAATGGCATCACCGAGTTCGAAGCCGATGTGCTCGGCGAGAACAACCAAATGCTGCAGGTCTTCGCGGCCAGCGGCTTTACGGTGAAGCGCTCGATTGAAGCCGGCGTGTTCCATGTCGTGTTTGCGACCACTGAGACCGAACAGTTTCTTGCCGCCAGCCAGCAGCGCGAGCGGCGAGCGGCGGCGCAGAGCATCCGCACATTTCTGCAGCCGCGTTCCGTGGCGGTGGTCGGCGCCTCGCGCAGCCCCGGGTCGATCGGTGCGGCACTGGTTGCGAACCTCAAACGCGACGGGTTCGCCGGACCGATCTATCCGGTGAATCCCAGCGCCGCCGAGATCGACGGCCTCACCACCTATCCAACCGTCAGCGCGATCGGCGCGCCGGTCGACCTTGTGCTCATCGCCGTGCCCGCAGCGGCCGTGGAAGCGGCGGTAGCCGATTGCGCGCGCGCCGGCACGCGTGGGGTGGTGGTAATCTCGTCGGGCTTCGCCGAGGCGTCGGCGGCGGGGCGCGAAGCGCAACGGCGCTTGACCGAATTCGTCCGCGGCTCCGGCATGCGCATGGTGGGCCCGAACTGCATGGGCGTACTCAACACCGATCCGGCCATTTCACTCAACGGCACGTTCGCCCCGGTCTGGCCGCCCGCCGGTAACATCGGCATGTCTTCGCAGAGCGGCGCCCTCGGCCTCGCTATTCTCGACTACGCACGCACGCGCAACTTGGGCATGTCGACCTTCGTCTCGGTAGGCAACAAGGCCGACGTATCGAGCAACGATCTGCTCGCGTACTGGGCGGAAGATCCCCGCACCGATGTCATCGTGCTGTACCTGGAGAGTTTCGGAAACCCGCGCAAATTTGCGCGCGTCGCTCCTGAGGTCGCACGCCACAAACCAATCGTCGCCGTGAAATCGGGCCGCTCCGCCGCCGGCACGCGCGCGGCATCGAGCCATTCGGCCGCACTCGCCAATCTCGATGTCGCCGTTGACGCCCTGTTCGAGCAAGCCGGCGTCATCCGCACGGCGACGCTCGAAGATCTCTTCGACGTGCTGGCGTTGCTTTCGACCCAGCCTTTGCCACCGAGTCGGCGGGTCGGCGTGGTGACCAACGCGGGCGGCCCCGGCATACTACTCGCCGATGCCTGCGAAGCGCACGGATTGCAGCTTCCCCAGTTGTCGGCCGAAACCGTGATGAGTCTGCGCACGTTCCTGCCCGCGCATGCGGGCTACGCCAACCCAATCGACATGACCGCGTCGGCGACGCCGGAACAGTACGCGCGGGCGATCGAGTTGATCGGCAGCGACGCGGCGGTCGATGCGCTGGTCGTGATCTACATTCCACCGATGGTCACGCAGCCGGAGGAAGTGGCAACCGCCATCGCCCGCGCGGCCGGCGCCGTTCCGGCGGCGAAGCCGATTCTGACCGTATTCATCTCGTCGCAAGGGGCGCCGCCGATGCTCAGCACCGGACCGCGCGGTCGCCTGCCGTCGTACAGCTTTCCGGAAAACGCAGCGCTCGCGTTAGCAGCCGTTGAACGCTACGCACGCTGGCGCGAGCGGCCACGCGGAACGCCGCTCACCCTCGATCCGTTCGCGCAAAGCGCCGTCCGTGCCGTGGTCGATCGCGTGCTCGTGCAGGCCGACGGACCCACGTGGCTGGAGCCGAAGGACCTTGCCACGGTGCTGCGCGCGGTCGGTATCGAGTGCGCGGCGAGCGAACAGACCACGGTCGCCGACGCACTCGCAACCGCCAGCCGCATGGGCTATCCGCTGGTCGCCAAGGCAATCGCCCCCAGCGTTGTACACAAGAGCGACGTCGGCGGCGTCATCATGGGACTACATTCCGCCAAGGCGGTCGCAGTGGCGGTGCGGACGCTGGATGAGCGCATGCGCACAATCGGCGCACCGCTCGATGGCGTACTGCTCCAGCGCGAAGTGCCCGGCGGAATCGAAGCGTTGGTCGGCGTCACCACCGATCCTATTTTCGGACCGCTGGTGGTCTGCGGCATGGGCGGGGTGTTGGTGGAACTGCTACACGACGTGTCGTTTCACCTAACTCCGGTCAGCGACATCGATGCCGTCGAGATGATCGGCAAGCTGCGCGCGCGCCCGTTGCTCGACGGCTACCGCGGCGCGCCGGCCGGCGATCGCGACGCGCTTGCCGGCGTGATCCAGCGTATTTCAGCACTGGTGGAACTGGTACCGGAGCTGCGCGAACTCGACCTCAATCCGATCAAAGTGCTCCCGCCCGGTCAGGGCGCGATCGTCGTCGATGCCCGCATGCGCATTCAACCCGGCTGA
- a CDS encoding nitroreductase family deazaflavin-dependent oxidoreductase, giving the protein MADLSTTLAAVANAKTLKLTTTGRKSGQQRVAEIWFVVEGDHLLVQAGKNARKGWLVNVKHHPEVALDIAGTKLRGRAIVITDPAAAQRVIDLMRQKYWRAWLASWVGSQIGAGVPVRVEGISRQ; this is encoded by the coding sequence ATGGCCGACCTGTCGACGACTCTGGCTGCTGTTGCGAACGCGAAGACTCTCAAGCTCACGACCACTGGGCGCAAGAGCGGCCAGCAACGCGTCGCCGAGATTTGGTTCGTCGTCGAGGGCGACCACCTGCTCGTGCAAGCGGGCAAGAACGCCCGCAAGGGATGGCTGGTAAATGTGAAGCATCATCCCGAGGTGGCGCTCGACATCGCCGGGACGAAGCTGCGCGGCCGCGCCATCGTCATCACCGATCCCGCCGCAGCGCAGCGCGTGATCGACCTCATGCGCCAGAAGTACTGGCGTGCGTGGCTGGCGAGCTGGGTGGGATCGCAGATCGGAGCCGGAGTGCCGGTGCGGGTGGAAGGGATTAGTAGGCAGTAG